Proteins encoded by one window of Anaerosalibacter sp. Marseille-P3206:
- the mutL gene encoding DNA mismatch repair endonuclease MutL: protein MNNDIKLLDNITISKIAAGEIIERPFSVVKELIENSIDANSNNIIIQIANGGKDYIRVTDNGVGIKEEQIDLAFLRHSTSKISNIDDLENIYSLGFRGEALASICMVSKVETLTRTSDSIKGIRVLLEEGKIVNKDWIGCPTGTSMIVKDLFYNIPVRQKFLKKDTVEGNLISDVVYKLALGNPEISFKYIKDNKITLKTPGNGNISSNIYSVLGKDFIDNLKYFSYNDKSIEIEGFLSKNNFHRGNRKHQYIFVNGRCVKNDEITKTIEGCYKSLIPINKYPVFILYIKIDPKMIDVNIHPTKEEIKFTNQDELNNLFNKITKNNLNEIVTIPKIEVTQIGSEKESMNFLDELIFDNKLDKVDNKIDISNETIIDKNYKNHKDIFNECNSIEESINTYNPKVEDYSLREKSINISNAITNSNIVGVLFRTYIILEDRNQDEFYILDQHAAHERIMYEKYKDEFENEEVVIQKLLTPLIIDLTSSEMDVVVEHKPLFISLGFDIEEFGINTIALRGVPLVFGKPNMEKLFFDVLDNIKDDIKSNYDLNTDKIAKIACSNAIKGGDKISNIEIKELLNQLLEVKNPYTCPHGRPVIIKMNRRELEKEFSRIM from the coding sequence ATGAATAATGATATTAAATTATTAGACAATATAACAATTAGTAAGATAGCTGCAGGAGAGATAATAGAGAGGCCTTTTTCAGTTGTCAAAGAACTAATAGAAAATTCAATTGATGCAAATTCTAATAATATAATTATACAAATAGCTAATGGTGGTAAAGATTATATTAGAGTAACTGACAATGGGGTGGGAATAAAAGAAGAACAAATTGATTTAGCTTTTTTAAGACATTCAACTAGTAAGATTTCTAACATTGATGATTTGGAAAACATATATTCTTTAGGTTTTAGAGGAGAAGCCTTAGCTAGCATATGTATGGTAAGCAAGGTGGAAACTTTAACTAGAACATCAGACAGCATAAAGGGAATAAGAGTTTTATTAGAAGAAGGGAAGATAGTTAATAAAGATTGGATTGGATGTCCTACAGGTACTTCAATGATTGTTAAAGATCTTTTTTATAATATACCTGTTAGACAAAAGTTTTTGAAAAAGGATACAGTTGAGGGGAATCTTATTAGTGATGTTGTCTATAAACTAGCACTAGGTAATCCAGAGATATCTTTTAAATATATCAAGGATAATAAAATAACATTAAAGACTCCTGGAAATGGTAATATTAGTTCAAATATTTACTCTGTTTTAGGAAAAGATTTCATTGATAATTTAAAGTATTTTTCTTATAATGATAAAAGTATAGAAATTGAAGGTTTTTTATCTAAAAATAATTTTCATAGAGGTAATAGGAAACATCAGTATATTTTTGTTAACGGTAGATGTGTAAAAAATGACGAGATTACAAAAACTATAGAAGGATGTTATAAATCATTAATACCAATAAATAAGTATCCAGTATTTATATTATATATAAAAATCGATCCAAAAATGATAGATGTAAATATACACCCAACAAAAGAAGAAATTAAGTTTACTAATCAAGATGAACTAAATAATTTATTTAATAAAATAACTAAAAACAATTTAAATGAAATTGTTACTATACCTAAAATTGAAGTAACTCAAATTGGATCAGAAAAAGAATCTATGAATTTTTTAGATGAGCTAATTTTTGATAATAAATTAGATAAAGTAGATAATAAAATAGATATATCTAATGAAACAATTATTGATAAAAATTATAAAAATCATAAAGACATATTTAACGAATGTAATTCCATAGAAGAATCAATTAACACTTATAATCCAAAAGTTGAGGATTACTCTTTAAGAGAGAAATCAATTAATATCTCAAATGCAATTACTAATTCTAATATTGTAGGTGTATTGTTTAGAACCTATATAATATTAGAAGACAGAAATCAAGATGAATTCTATATATTAGATCAACATGCTGCTCATGAAAGGATAATGTATGAAAAATACAAAGATGAATTTGAAAATGAGGAAGTAGTAATTCAAAAATTACTTACACCCTTAATTATAGATTTAACAAGTAGTGAGATGGATGTAGTAGTTGAACATAAGCCTTTATTTATTAGTTTAGGTTTTGACATTGAAGAATTTGGTATTAATACAATTGCATTAAGAGGTGTACCTTTAGTTTTTGGTAAACCAAATATGGAAAAACTATTTTTTGATGTACTAGATAATATTAAAGATGATATTAAAAGTAACTATGATTTAAATACAGATAAGATTGCAAAGATAGCTTGTTCAAATGCAATAAAAGGTGGAGACAAGATTTCTAACATTGAAATAAAAGAATTATTAAATCAACTACTTGAAGTAAAAAACCCATATACTTGTCCTCACGGAAGGCCTGTTATAATTAAAATGAATAGAAGAGAATTAGAAAAAGAATTTAGTAGAATTATGTAA
- the mutS gene encoding DNA mismatch repair protein MutS, with translation MDNLTPMMKQYTSVKSKYNDCILFFRLGDFYEMFFEDALKASKELEITLTKRECGQKEKAPMCGVPYHAADSYISKLIEKGYKVAICEQLEDPATAKGIVKRDVIRVITPGTIMDSKVLDEKTNNYLASVFMDDKGVGISYVDISTGELYTTEFKGNIKNNSIALLDELGKIIPSEIIVNSIVYENQKLKKTIENKINPYIAKYRDEDISYKSSNESIMKYFDKNSIDCFKDINGKVHSVVSTGILLDYLQDTQKMTTNHINNISYYSIDNYMALDLNTRINLEINETIRGKEKKGSLIWLLDKTSTAMGGRLLKRWLEQPLLNIKDIEYRLDIIETFTDDIILMDEIKGYLKDIYDLERIMGKIAYGNCNGRDLICLKNSIEVLPSLKQRLMSTANSKLIQLGESIDPLNDLYILIDNSIVDDPPITIKDGGIIKPDFNSEISELRDISTHGKEWLAKLEDTEKQKTGIKTLKIGYNKVFGYYIDVTKSYLNLVPEYYIRKQTLSNSERYITPELKEMEAKILGAEEKLVELEYEVFIQVRDMIKNEMERVQMVSKIIAKIDGLNSLSQVAYTNNYVRPELNNDGIIEIKNGRHPVVEKMLKETMFVPNDTYLNRDKQRVLIITGPNMAGKSTYMRQVAIITLMAQVGSFVPAEYANIGVVDRIFTRIGASDNLSQGESTFMVEMNEVSNIIQNATKDSLIILDEVGRGTSTFDGLSIAWSVIEYIANNIKAKTLFATHYHELTKLEEDMEGIVNYNILVEEKGEEIIFLRKIVRGGTDRSYGIEVARLAGINDSIIKRAREILKSIENQKNNNITIKESDNDVSTETSLEQISFFDNNNKKFIDKIKNIDVIKLTPMDTMNILYDLVEEAKKL, from the coding sequence TTGGATAATTTAACACCTATGATGAAACAGTATACGAGTGTAAAATCTAAATATAATGATTGTATATTATTTTTTAGACTTGGAGATTTTTATGAGATGTTTTTTGAAGATGCTCTTAAGGCATCTAAAGAACTTGAAATTACACTGACTAAGAGAGAATGTGGCCAGAAAGAGAAAGCCCCTATGTGTGGGGTTCCATATCACGCTGCTGATAGTTATATATCCAAATTAATTGAAAAAGGCTATAAGGTAGCAATATGTGAACAATTAGAAGATCCTGCAACTGCAAAAGGTATAGTTAAGAGAGATGTTATAAGAGTAATAACACCAGGAACAATAATGGATTCTAAAGTTCTAGATGAAAAAACAAATAATTATTTAGCTAGTGTCTTTATGGATGATAAAGGTGTAGGTATTTCATATGTAGATATATCTACAGGAGAATTGTATACTACTGAATTTAAAGGTAATATCAAAAATAATTCTATTGCATTATTAGATGAATTAGGCAAAATAATACCTTCAGAAATAATTGTCAACAGTATTGTTTATGAAAATCAAAAGTTAAAGAAAACAATAGAAAATAAAATAAATCCTTATATAGCAAAATATAGAGATGAAGATATTAGTTATAAGTCTTCTAATGAAAGCATAATGAAGTATTTTGATAAAAATTCTATAGATTGTTTTAAAGATATAAATGGAAAAGTACACTCTGTTGTATCTACAGGTATATTATTAGATTACCTTCAAGATACGCAAAAGATGACAACCAATCATATAAATAATATTTCTTATTATTCTATTGATAATTATATGGCATTGGATTTAAATACAAGAATAAACTTGGAAATCAATGAAACAATCAGAGGCAAAGAAAAAAAAGGTTCTCTAATATGGTTATTAGATAAGACATCTACAGCAATGGGGGGAAGGCTTTTAAAAAGATGGCTAGAACAACCATTGTTAAATATTAAAGATATAGAGTATAGATTAGATATAATTGAAACTTTTACTGATGATATAATTTTAATGGACGAAATAAAAGGGTATTTAAAAGATATATATGATTTAGAGAGAATAATGGGGAAAATAGCATATGGAAATTGTAATGGAAGAGATTTGATTTGTTTGAAAAATTCCATTGAAGTACTTCCTAGCCTAAAGCAAAGGCTTATGAGTACTGCTAATTCAAAATTAATTCAACTAGGAGAAAGTATAGACCCTTTAAATGATTTATATATTCTAATAGATAATTCTATTGTAGATGATCCTCCTATTACAATAAAGGATGGAGGAATTATAAAGCCTGATTTTAATAGTGAAATTAGTGAGCTTAGAGATATTTCTACCCATGGTAAAGAGTGGTTAGCTAAATTAGAAGATACTGAAAAGCAAAAAACTGGCATAAAAACCTTAAAAATAGGATACAACAAAGTTTTTGGATATTATATTGATGTAACCAAATCATATTTGAACTTAGTGCCTGAATATTATATAAGAAAACAAACATTATCTAATTCTGAAAGATATATAACACCTGAATTAAAAGAAATGGAAGCAAAGATACTTGGTGCTGAAGAAAAATTAGTAGAATTAGAATATGAAGTTTTTATTCAAGTTAGAGATATGATAAAGAATGAAATGGAAAGAGTTCAAATGGTCAGCAAGATAATTGCAAAGATTGATGGGTTAAATTCATTGAGCCAAGTTGCATATACTAATAATTACGTAAGACCAGAATTAAATAATGATGGAATAATTGAAATTAAAAATGGAAGACATCCTGTAGTTGAAAAAATGTTAAAAGAAACTATGTTTGTACCAAATGATACCTATTTAAATAGAGATAAACAAAGAGTATTAATAATAACTGGTCCTAATATGGCTGGAAAATCAACTTATATGAGACAAGTAGCTATAATTACTTTAATGGCTCAAGTAGGAAGTTTTGTACCTGCTGAGTATGCTAATATTGGTGTTGTAGATAGGATATTTACTAGAATAGGTGCCTCTGATAATCTTTCACAAGGGGAAAGTACTTTTATGGTTGAAATGAATGAAGTATCAAATATTATTCAAAATGCAACGAAAGACTCATTAATAATATTAGATGAAGTAGGAAGAGGTACAAGCACATTTGATGGATTGAGTATTGCTTGGTCTGTTATTGAATATATCGCTAATAATATAAAGGCTAAAACACTTTTTGCAACACATTATCATGAACTAACAAAATTAGAAGAAGATATGGAAGGTATTGTTAACTATAATATATTAGTTGAGGAAAAAGGAGAAGAAATAATTTTCCTTAGAAAAATAGTTCGAGGAGGTACTGATAGAAGTTATGGAATTGAAGTTGCTAGATTAGCTGGAATAAATGATTCAATCATAAAAAGAGCTCGTGAAATATTAAAGTCCATTGAAAATCAAAAAAATAATAATATAACAATCAAAGAATCTGATAATGATGTCTCAACAGAAACTTCACTAGAACAAATAAGTTTTTTTGATAACAATAATAAAAAATTTATAGATAAAATTAAGAATATCGATGTTATTAAATTGACACCAATGGATACTATGAATATTTTGTATGATTTAGTTGAAGAGGCTAAGAAACTCTAA
- the miaB gene encoding tRNA (N6-isopentenyl adenosine(37)-C2)-methylthiotransferase MiaB produces the protein MSLNKEIEKYASLGKGKKYIIYSMGCQMNDHDSEKISYILENMGYKPTDNKEDSDLIIFNTCLVRENAELKVYGQLGALKHLKRIKQDLIIGICGCMPQRENIREYITTKLKHVDLIFGPNNIHKLPQLINNHLQTGKTEIDIVEDSREILEDIHYNRKYSYKSFVNIMYGCNNFCTYCIVPYTRGRESSREPKNILREIELLAEEGCKEVTLLGQNVNSYGKTLDNPVTFAELLREVNKIKGIERIRFMTSHPKDMSDELIYAMRDCEKVCEHLHLPVQSGSNILLESMNRKYTVEHYLSLIDKVKKEIPNIALTTDIIVGFPGETEKDFQDTLELVKQVKYDSAFTFLYSIREGTIAAKMKDQIPDDLKHERFERLLDTLYPIFYENNKKYKDKIVDVLVEDVSKTDDKILSGRTRTNKLIHFKGDKNLIGKFVNVKVTDFKTFTMEGKIV, from the coding sequence ATGAGTTTAAACAAAGAAATAGAAAAATATGCGAGTCTAGGAAAAGGGAAAAAATACATTATTTATTCTATGGGTTGTCAAATGAATGATCATGACTCAGAGAAAATATCATATATATTAGAAAATATGGGTTATAAACCAACTGATAATAAAGAAGATAGTGATTTGATTATATTTAATACATGCTTAGTAAGAGAAAATGCTGAACTAAAAGTTTATGGTCAATTAGGTGCTTTAAAGCATTTGAAACGCATTAAACAAGATTTAATAATAGGAATATGTGGCTGTATGCCACAAAGAGAAAATATAAGAGAATATATAACAACTAAACTTAAACATGTTGACTTAATTTTTGGACCTAATAATATTCATAAACTACCTCAATTAATAAACAATCATCTTCAAACGGGAAAAACTGAGATAGATATAGTAGAAGACAGTAGAGAAATTCTAGAAGATATACATTACAATAGAAAATATAGCTATAAATCTTTTGTAAATATTATGTATGGTTGTAATAATTTTTGTACTTATTGTATAGTTCCTTATACAAGAGGTAGAGAAAGCAGTAGAGAACCTAAAAATATATTAAGAGAAATCGAACTACTTGCAGAAGAAGGCTGTAAAGAAGTAACTTTACTAGGTCAAAACGTAAATTCTTATGGCAAGACCCTAGATAATCCAGTTACTTTTGCTGAACTATTAAGGGAAGTAAATAAAATAAAAGGAATTGAAAGAATTAGATTTATGACTTCTCATCCAAAAGATATGTCAGATGAGTTAATTTATGCTATGAGAGACTGTGAAAAAGTTTGTGAACATTTACATTTGCCTGTGCAATCAGGTAGTAATATATTACTAGAAAGTATGAATAGAAAATATACTGTGGAACATTATTTAAGTCTAATAGATAAAGTAAAGAAAGAAATTCCAAACATTGCTTTGACTACAGATATAATTGTAGGATTTCCAGGAGAAACAGAAAAAGATTTTCAGGATACATTAGAACTTGTAAAACAAGTTAAATATGATTCCGCATTTACTTTTCTATATTCTATAAGGGAAGGTACTATTGCTGCAAAAATGAAGGATCAAATACCTGACGACTTAAAACATGAGAGATTTGAAAGATTATTAGATACTCTATATCCTATTTTTTATGAAAATAATAAAAAATATAAAGATAAAATTGTTGATGTATTAGTAGAAGATGTAAGTAAAACTGATGATAAAATTCTAAGTGGTAGAACTAGAACAAATAAGTTAATACATTTTAAAGGAGATAAAAATTTAATTGGAAAATTTGTTAATGTAAAAGTTACGGATTTTAAAACTTTTACAATGGAAGGAAAAATAGTTTAA